One window of the Bradyrhizobium sp. NP1 genome contains the following:
- the ccmD gene encoding heme exporter protein CcmD, whose amino-acid sequence MTSLGPYAAFIVAAYAMVAAMVLILIGWIAVDYRQQRLRLRELEESGVVRRSRRSTMDMK is encoded by the coding sequence ATGACCTCGCTCGGCCCCTATGCCGCCTTCATCGTTGCCGCCTATGCAATGGTCGCCGCCATGGTGCTGATCCTGATCGGCTGGATCGCGGTCGACTATCGGCAGCAGCGGCTGCGGCTGCGCGAGCTGGAGGAAAGCGGCGTGGTCAGGCGATCCCGTCGCAGCACCATGGACATGAAATGA
- the ccmB gene encoding heme exporter protein CcmB: MTALAALIRRDIRIALRIGGGALIGVLFFLAVVVLMPFALGPDLALLARLGPAILWLGALLASLLTLDRLFTADHDDGSLDLIAMSRTPLELACAAKALAHWLAAGLPLIVATPALGLLLNLDARATGAVALTLLAGTPALTFTGMIGAALAVTMHRGGLLLAVLVLPLSIPVLIFGVAASQAAITEPLAFGAPFSILCALSLVSFVVGPLAAGASLRHGLD, encoded by the coding sequence ATGACCGCGCTCGCCGCCCTGATCCGCCGCGACATCAGGATTGCGCTGCGCATCGGCGGCGGCGCCCTGATCGGCGTCCTGTTCTTCCTGGCGGTCGTGGTGCTGATGCCGTTCGCGCTCGGGCCCGATCTTGCGCTCCTGGCGCGGCTCGGGCCTGCGATCCTCTGGCTGGGTGCGCTGCTGGCGAGCCTGCTCACGCTGGACCGGCTGTTCACCGCCGACCATGACGACGGCTCGCTCGACCTGATCGCGATGAGCCGCACCCCGCTGGAACTTGCCTGCGCCGCCAAGGCGCTGGCGCACTGGCTCGCCGCCGGCCTGCCCCTGATCGTGGCAACGCCGGCGCTCGGTCTTTTGCTCAATCTCGACGCGCGTGCCACCGGCGCCGTGGCGCTGACGCTGCTGGCGGGAACGCCGGCCTTGACCTTCACCGGCATGATCGGGGCCGCGCTCGCGGTGACCATGCATCGCGGCGGCCTCCTGCTGGCGGTGCTGGTGCTGCCGCTGTCGATCCCGGTGCTGATCTTCGGCGTTGCGGCGTCGCAGGCCGCGATCACGGAACCGCTCGCCTTCGGCGCGCCATTCTCGATCCTGTGCGCGCTGTCGCTGGTCTCCTTCGTGGTCGGCCCGCTGGCGGCCGGCGCGAGCCTGCGCCACGGACTGGACTAG
- a CDS encoding DsbE family thiol:disulfide interchange protein: MTEAQTSPPPRRPWLMALPLLVFAALAVLFWLRLGSGDPSRIPSALIGRPAPQTALPALEGLTSNGAAVPGLDPATLKGKVSIVNVWASWCVPCHDEAPLLTELAKDKRLQLIGINYKDAPDNARRFLGRYGNPFGIVGVDGNGRAAIEWGVYGVPETFVIGREGTILFKLVGPITPDNIEAVLKAEIDKALKAGS; this comes from the coding sequence ATGACCGAGGCTCAGACGTCGCCGCCGCCGCGCCGGCCCTGGCTGATGGCGCTGCCGCTCCTGGTGTTCGCCGCCCTTGCGGTGCTGTTCTGGCTGCGGCTCGGCAGTGGCGACCCCTCGCGGATTCCATCCGCGCTGATCGGCCGGCCGGCGCCGCAGACCGCGCTGCCGGCGCTCGAAGGCCTCACCAGCAACGGCGCTGCCGTGCCGGGGCTCGATCCCGCCACGCTCAAGGGCAAGGTCAGCATCGTCAATGTCTGGGCGTCGTGGTGCGTGCCCTGCCATGACGAGGCGCCGCTGTTGACCGAGCTTGCCAAGGACAAGCGGCTGCAGCTCATCGGCATCAACTACAAGGACGCGCCCGACAATGCGCGGCGTTTCCTCGGCCGCTACGGCAACCCGTTCGGCATCGTCGGTGTCGACGGCAACGGCCGCGCCGCGATCGAATGGGGCGTCTACGGCGTGCCGGAGACCTTCGTCATCGGCCGCGAGGGCACCATCCTGTTCAAGCTGGTCGGCCCGATCACGCCGGACAATATCGAGGCCGTGCTGAAGGCCGAGATCGACAAGGCGCTGAAGGCGGGCTCCTAG
- a CDS encoding RNA pseudouridine synthase, with product MNDSLDRPIEVPALTAAEIQARVLHRDGLMLVIDKPAGLPVHRGPKGGPNLETSFDALRFGLPRPPVLAHRLDKDTSGCLVLGRHRKATASLGLLFKHGKIAKTYWAVVEGGPREDEGTIELALGRMNAERGWWQKPDPDGQAAITHWKVLGRGEGLAWLAMEPVTGRTHQLRVHASASGWPIVGDNIYGNGPRFGEPRLHLHSRQIGIPISRNKEPVRVVAPPPEHMQERLRACGWNGE from the coding sequence ATGAACGATAGTCTTGACCGACCGATCGAGGTCCCCGCATTGACCGCGGCGGAAATCCAGGCGCGCGTGCTCCATCGCGACGGGCTGATGCTGGTGATCGACAAGCCGGCCGGCCTTCCGGTGCATCGCGGGCCCAAGGGCGGCCCCAATCTGGAAACTTCCTTCGATGCGCTGCGGTTCGGGTTGCCGCGTCCGCCGGTGCTCGCGCATCGGCTGGACAAGGACACCTCCGGCTGCCTGGTTCTTGGGCGCCATCGCAAGGCAACTGCTTCCCTCGGCCTGCTGTTCAAGCACGGCAAGATTGCCAAGACCTATTGGGCCGTGGTCGAGGGCGGGCCGCGCGAGGACGAAGGCACCATCGAGCTTGCGCTTGGCCGCATGAATGCCGAGCGCGGCTGGTGGCAGAAGCCGGACCCGGACGGCCAGGCGGCGATCACGCATTGGAAGGTGCTGGGCCGCGGCGAGGGTCTCGCCTGGCTTGCCATGGAACCGGTTACCGGCCGCACGCATCAATTGCGCGTGCACGCATCCGCCTCGGGCTGGCCGATCGTCGGCGACAACATCTATGGCAACGGGCCGCGCTTCGGCGAGCCGCGCCTGCACCTGCATTCGCGCCAGATCGGCATCCCGATTTCCAGGAACAAGGAGCCGGTGCGCGTGGTGGCGCCGCCGCCGGAACATATGCAGGAGCGGCTGCGGGCATGCGGGTGGAACGGGGAGTGA
- a CDS encoding septation protein A: MDKTQPHPLFKLATELGPLIVFFVANAKYQLFVATGAFMVAIVASMVASYVVTRHVPIMALVTGAIVLVFGTLTLVLHDETFIKVKPTIIYGLFAAVLGGGLLFGRSFIALLFDQMFNLTPQGWRILTARWALFFLGMAVLNEIVWRTQSTDFWVAFKAFGVIPITMIFAIAQMPLTKRYHVEPVSLERSEAEAGDVSQG; encoded by the coding sequence ATGGACAAGACCCAGCCGCACCCGTTGTTCAAGCTTGCGACCGAGCTTGGCCCGCTGATCGTCTTCTTCGTGGCGAACGCGAAATACCAGCTCTTCGTGGCGACCGGCGCCTTCATGGTCGCGATCGTCGCGTCGATGGTCGCATCCTACGTGGTGACGCGCCACGTGCCGATCATGGCGCTGGTCACCGGCGCGATCGTGCTGGTGTTCGGCACGCTCACCCTGGTGCTGCACGACGAAACCTTCATCAAGGTCAAGCCGACCATCATCTATGGCCTGTTCGCGGCCGTGCTCGGCGGCGGGCTGTTGTTCGGCCGCTCCTTCATCGCGCTATTGTTCGACCAGATGTTCAACTTGACGCCGCAGGGCTGGCGCATCCTCACCGCGCGCTGGGCGCTGTTCTTCCTGGGGATGGCTGTTCTCAACGAGATCGTCTGGCGCACCCAGAGCACCGATTTCTGGGTCGCGTTCAAGGCGTTCGGCGTGATCCCCATCACGATGATATTTGCGATCGCGCAGATGCCGCTGACCAAGCGTTATCATGTCGAGCCGGTGTCGCTGGAGCGAAGCGAGGCGGAAGCGGGCGATGTGAGCCAGGGGTGA
- a CDS encoding heme ABC transporter permease has protein sequence MTLIDLANPSKFLTLTARMLPWLAGATAILLALGLYQSAMAPDDYQQGATVKIMFIHVPNAWLSMFVWSVMSVAALGTLVWRHPLADVAAKAAAPIGAVFTFLALVTGSLWGRPMWGTYWEWDARMTSVLILFLMYLGLIALWRAVEDPSRAARAAAVLTLVGAINIPIIKFSVDWWNTLHQPASVLRLGGSALDSAFLVPLLVMAVAFSLLFVTLLMAAMRNEILRRRVRGLQMLQASQSLPGAAELRESAAT, from the coding sequence ATGACGCTGATCGACCTCGCCAATCCTTCCAAATTCCTCACGCTGACCGCGCGCATGCTGCCGTGGCTTGCGGGCGCGACGGCGATCCTGCTGGCGCTCGGCCTCTATCAGTCGGCGATGGCGCCCGACGACTATCAGCAGGGCGCGACCGTGAAGATCATGTTCATCCATGTGCCGAATGCATGGCTGTCGATGTTCGTCTGGAGCGTGATGAGCGTGGCCGCGCTGGGCACGCTGGTCTGGCGTCATCCACTCGCCGACGTCGCCGCCAAGGCCGCCGCCCCGATCGGCGCCGTCTTCACCTTCCTTGCGCTGGTGACGGGATCGCTGTGGGGCCGGCCGATGTGGGGCACCTATTGGGAATGGGACGCGCGGATGACCTCGGTGCTGATCCTGTTTTTGATGTATCTCGGCCTGATCGCGCTGTGGCGCGCGGTGGAAGATCCCTCGCGCGCGGCACGCGCCGCCGCGGTGCTGACGCTGGTCGGCGCCATCAACATCCCGATCATCAAGTTTTCCGTCGACTGGTGGAACACGCTGCACCAGCCGGCGTCGGTGCTGCGGCTCGGCGGCTCCGCGCTCGACAGCGCCTTCCTGGTCCCGCTTCTGGTGATGGCGGTTGCGTTCTCGCTGCTGTTCGTGACGCTCTTGATGGCGGCGATGCGCAACGAGATCCTGCGCCGCCGCGTGCGCGGCCTGCAGATGCTGCAGGCGAGCCAGAGCCTGCCGGGCGCGGCCGAGCTGAGGGAGTCCGCCGCAACATGA
- the ftsY gene encoding signal recognition particle-docking protein FtsY, with product MNDTTAGTPKQSWWQRLKGGLKRTSSSIGTAVTDLVTKRKLDRAMLDEIEDVLLRADLGTAVAARIAEAVGAGRYDKAITADEVKEVVSSEVEKVLAPVALPLVIDAARKPFVILVVGVNGSGKTTTIGKLAARFSAEGRSVMLAAGDTFRAAAIEQLKVWGERTKTPVIAGAQGSDSASLAFNALSAASEQKRDVLLIDTAGRLQNKAELMNELEKVVRVIRKIDASAPHAVLLVLDATVGQNALSQVEAFHRTAGVTGLVMTKLDGTARGGILVALSEKFKLPVHFIGVGESVEDLSPFTARDFARAVAGMES from the coding sequence ATGAACGATACCACTGCGGGAACCCCGAAACAGAGCTGGTGGCAGCGCCTGAAAGGCGGCCTGAAGCGGACCTCGAGTTCGATCGGGACCGCCGTCACGGATCTCGTCACCAAGCGCAAGCTCGACCGCGCCATGCTGGACGAGATCGAGGACGTGCTGTTGCGCGCCGATCTTGGAACCGCGGTCGCCGCGCGGATCGCGGAGGCGGTCGGCGCCGGCCGCTACGACAAGGCGATCACGGCGGACGAGGTGAAGGAGGTGGTGTCGAGCGAGGTCGAGAAGGTGCTCGCGCCGGTCGCGCTGCCGCTCGTCATCGACGCGGCGCGAAAGCCCTTTGTCATTCTCGTGGTCGGCGTCAACGGCTCCGGCAAGACCACGACGATCGGCAAGCTTGCGGCACGTTTTTCCGCGGAGGGCCGCAGCGTGATGCTGGCGGCCGGCGACACCTTCCGCGCCGCCGCGATCGAGCAGCTCAAGGTCTGGGGTGAACGCACCAAGACTCCGGTGATTGCGGGCGCCCAGGGCTCGGATTCCGCAAGCCTCGCCTTCAACGCGCTGTCGGCCGCGAGCGAGCAGAAACGCGACGTGCTGCTGATCGACACCGCAGGGAGACTGCAGAACAAGGCCGAGCTGATGAACGAGCTCGAAAAAGTGGTCCGCGTCATCCGAAAGATCGACGCGTCGGCGCCGCATGCGGTGCTATTGGTGCTCGACGCCACCGTCGGGCAGAACGCGCTGTCGCAGGTCGAGGCATTCCACCGCACCGCAGGGGTCACCGGCCTCGTGATGACCAAGCTCGATGGCACCGCGCGCGGCGGTATTTTGGTGGCGCTGTCGGAGAAGTTCAAGCTGCCGGTGCATTTCATCGGCGTCGGCGAAAGCGTCGAGGACCTTTCGCCCTTCACCGCGCGCGATTTTGCCCGCGCGGTCGCGGGGATGGAATCGTAG